The genome window TGAGCATACTGGGTAGCCGTGAGGAACTTACGAGTTCTGCCGTTGAGGACGGTGACAAATCGGTCGGTCCTGACTGGGAAGCGCTATTCTATGGACGGCACATTCTCCCGGACAAAGGCATTGTCATTGGCCCAACGGGCACATCTAGATATCTGAGAGTCGAAGCCACACCGGTTGCCGGAGCTAAGGCGGCCAAGTGGCAGAATGACATTCGTGCCATCTTGCTGGGCAATGATGGCTGGATGTTCAGAATTACGTACAGTGACGATGGACAGGCCGCATCGCGGTCCAGCCTTAGAAAAGTATCGAGTTCTCTTGAGTTCTCTGAGGAAACCGAACTTCCGCCTGTCATTCCGTGCGAGTCCCTGGGTCCAAACGCGCTGGGCAATATGGATATCGCACGGATGTGGGACAAGGTTGCGCTCACGGATGATGAGAATCGCTCAGTAGAGGCGCTGCAACTGGTTTATGGCGACACGGTAGAGCGCGCCGCAGTAATCGGCGATGAGAGTAAATCTCGTTTCGGTCGGCGGGCGGTGGTGAGAATTGCGGGGCAGGAGCGGCCGGTGCCTTTGCGGAGTCTGGGTGACGGCGCAGTGCGGCTCTTTGGTGTCGCTTTGGCGCTGGCCAACAGCCAGGGCGGGTTCCTGCTCATCGACGAGGCGGAGAACGGCATTCACCACACTATCCAGCGCGACTTCTGGCGCATGGTGCTGCTGACGGCGCAGGAGAGCAACGTGCAGGTCTTTGCCACCACGCATAGCTGGGACTGCGTGGCGGGCTTCGCGCAGGCGGCGGTGGCAGCGGAAGGCGTGGAGGGCGCGCTGGTGCGGCTGGAGAACGACGGCGAGGGGATTCGCGCTGTGGAATACTCGGAGCGCCAACTCCGAGTCGCGGCGGAACAAGGCATTGAGGTGCGGTAGCGCATGACCCGACCCTCTGGCGCGCCGCCGAGCCGCGTGCTGCTGGTGGAAGGACCGGA of Chloroflexota bacterium contains these proteins:
- a CDS encoding AAA family ATPase, with translation MSGNDLHLPNLTIRRFRGIQDLSIERLGCVTLIAGKNGVGKTTVLDAVRTYAARGQHAVLLSILGSREELTSSAVEDGDKSVGPDWEALFYGRHILPDKGIVIGPTGTSRYLRVEATPVAGAKAAKWQNDIRAILLGNDGWMFRITYSDDGQAASRSSLRKVSSSLEFSEETELPPVIPCESLGPNALGNMDIARMWDKVALTDDENRSVEALQLVYGDTVERAAVIGDESKSRFGRRAVVRIAGQERPVPLRSLGDGAVRLFGVALALANSQGGFLLIDEAENGIHHTIQRDFWRMVLLTAQESNVQVFATTHSWDCVAGFAQAAVAAEGVEGALVRLENDGEGIRAVEYSERQLRVAAEQGIEVR